One genomic segment of Thermodesulfobacteriota bacterium includes these proteins:
- the rpsC gene encoding 30S ribosomal protein S3, which produces MGQKVCPIGLRLGITKTWDSKWFAEKKRYTDLLHEDLRIRDLIKSEFYQAAISKIELERAASERVRIIINSARPGMIIGRKGQEIESLRRRLADMTGKDIYLDIREVKRPEVDAQLVAENAALQLERRVAYRRAMKRVIASALRLGALGIKVMVSGRLGGAEIARKEWYREGRVPLTTLRADIDYGFAEAKTTYGIIGIKVWIFKGEVLEKKSKQTI; this is translated from the coding sequence TTGGGTCAGAAAGTTTGCCCTATAGGGCTGAGACTGGGAATTACAAAAACTTGGGATTCTAAGTGGTTTGCCGAGAAAAAGCGCTACACAGACCTTCTTCATGAGGATTTACGGATCAGAGATCTGATCAAGAGTGAGTTCTATCAGGCCGCAATCTCTAAGATCGAGCTTGAAAGAGCAGCATCTGAGAGAGTGCGCATTATTATAAACTCAGCGAGACCCGGCATGATAATCGGCCGTAAAGGGCAAGAGATTGAGTCCTTGAGAAGAAGGCTTGCCGATATGACAGGAAAAGATATTTATTTAGATATAAGAGAAGTTAAAAGACCAGAAGTAGATGCTCAGCTGGTTGCAGAGAATGCTGCGCTTCAGCTAGAGCGCCGTGTTGCATACAGAAGGGCTATGAAAAGGGTTATTGCCTCTGCCCTAAGATTAGGCGCATTAGGAATTAAAGTCATGGTATCAGGAAGACTTGGCGGAGCCGAGATCGCGAGGAAAGAGTGGTATAGAGAGGGCAGGGTTCCTCTTACAACACTTAGAGCAGATATCGACTACGGTTTTGCTGAGGCAAAAACAACATACGGAATAATAGGAATTAAAGTGTGGATTTTCAAAGGCGAAGTGCTTGAGAAGAAAAGCAAACAAACGATTTAA
- the rplV gene encoding 50S ribosomal protein L22, with protein sequence MVSQAVKKFYRASPKKLSVVLNLIRGADVEEAFAILSSVRKRSAPDIAKLLKSAVANAAEKGHSDTESLYIKEIYSNKGPTIKRIRARAQGRATARNKRMSHITIVLEERGL encoded by the coding sequence ATGGTTTCGCAAGCTGTAAAAAAATTCTATAGAGCATCACCTAAAAAACTCTCGGTAGTGCTGAATCTAATTAGAGGAGCAGACGTGGAAGAGGCTTTCGCTATTCTCTCTTCTGTAAGAAAGCGCTCTGCACCTGATATCGCTAAGCTGCTCAAATCAGCAGTTGCTAATGCTGCAGAGAAAGGACATTCAGATACAGAGAGTTTGTACATAAAGGAAATATATTCAAACAAAGGGCCTACTATTAAAAGAATAAGAGCAAGAGCTCAGGGAAGGGCCACAGCAAGGAACAAAAGAATGAGTCATATAACAATCGTGCTTGAAGAAAGGGGGCTATAA
- the rpsS gene encoding 30S ribosomal protein S19 gives MPRSSKKGPYIDEKLEKKVLAEKAQANPRIIKTWSRGSMVSPDMIGLTFAVHNGKKFIPVYVTEHMVGHKLGEFSPTRTFHSHAGGDKKSKMGKR, from the coding sequence ATGCCTAGGTCGAGTAAAAAAGGTCCATATATTGATGAGAAGTTAGAAAAGAAAGTGCTGGCGGAAAAAGCTCAGGCAAATCCGCGCATTATTAAAACTTGGTCCAGAGGCTCAATGGTCTCTCCAGATATGATAGGACTTACGTTCGCTGTTCATAATGGGAAAAAGTTTATCCCTGTATACGTAACTGAGCATATGGTTGGGCACAAGCTCGGAGAATTTTCTCCGACCCGCACATTCCATAGCCATGCTGGCGGCGATAAGAAGTCGAAGATGGGCAAAAGATAG
- the rplB gene encoding 50S ribosomal protein L2, with the protein MGIKKFKPVTPGTRFRSGSDFADVTTDKPYKPLTEPSKRKGGRNSQGRITAFQRGGGHKRLYRKVDYKRNKFDIPAKVASIEYDPNRSSRIALLNYADGFKSYIIAPDGLKVGDTVVSGDNVEISVGNALPIKSIPVGTVVHNIELKPKAGAKLVRAAGTSAQITAKEGTYAQLKLSSGEIRLIHIECMATIGRVGNTEHELVVLGKAGRKRHLGKRPVVRGVAMNPVDHPHGGGEGKASKGNPHPVSPWGWITIGYKTRNNKRTNKYIVRRRRIGYGMD; encoded by the coding sequence ATGGGTATTAAAAAGTTTAAACCGGTAACTCCGGGAACAAGGTTTAGATCAGGGTCCGATTTTGCAGATGTAACAACAGACAAACCCTATAAACCGCTCACTGAGCCTTCAAAGAGAAAAGGCGGACGTAACTCTCAGGGAAGAATTACAGCTTTCCAAAGAGGAGGCGGACACAAGCGTCTTTATAGGAAGGTTGATTATAAGAGAAATAAGTTTGATATACCTGCAAAAGTTGCCTCAATTGAGTATGACCCAAACCGTTCATCTAGAATTGCACTACTAAACTATGCTGACGGTTTTAAGAGCTATATTATTGCTCCCGATGGTCTTAAAGTTGGAGACACAGTAGTATCCGGTGACAATGTAGAGATTTCAGTTGGAAACGCGCTCCCAATTAAAAGCATCCCTGTTGGTACAGTAGTTCATAACATTGAGCTTAAACCAAAGGCGGGGGCCAAACTTGTGAGAGCAGCCGGAACATCAGCACAGATTACTGCTAAAGAAGGAACATATGCACAGCTTAAGCTTAGCTCAGGTGAGATTAGGCTTATTCACATTGAGTGCATGGCAACAATTGGAAGAGTTGGAAACACGGAGCATGAGCTAGTTGTGCTTGGAAAGGCAGGAAGAAAGCGTCACTTAGGAAAACGCCCGGTTGTAAGGGGTGTTGCTATGAACCCTGTTGACCATCCGCATGGAGGTGGTGAGGGTAAAGCCAGCAAAGGTAACCCGCATCCCGTATCCCCTTGGGGCTGGATTACAATTGGTTATAAAACAAGAAACAACAAACGTACTAATAAATATATTGTAAGAAGAAGACGTATTGGTTACGGAATGGATTAA